From the Erythrolamprus reginae isolate rEryReg1 chromosome Z, rEryReg1.hap1, whole genome shotgun sequence genome, one window contains:
- the LOC139152891 gene encoding aspartate beta-hydroxylase domain-containing protein 2-like — protein MTSIMADWGLRGLLSPLLPDPSTWHSRPEPAIALLGALALLFIWYCYRVGTGQVAPVSHPQGVPTEEGCPRRTLRGDAINQRLYRSLRDYAKRYSWSGMNRLHKGIRDQAHYQLGERMAIQKPSAFYLPDLPSAPYFPRESQRHDVEVLELSFPAILREFEAIARDFEPGAPVPRGWTVNANPGWQSYYLYRQGECVAQNCRSCPWTYRALSTLRTFINANCFGNACFNVLQPGTVLPGTYGPTNTRLRCHLGLKVPPGCELVVGGDPQCWSEGYCLLVDDSFLHTTAHNGSPSDGPQVIFIADLWHPNVAGPERQALDYIFAPGR, from the exons ATGACCAGCATCATGGCTGATTGGGGTCTCCGTGGCCTTCTCTCCCCGCTCCTCCCTGACCCGTCGACATGGCACTCTCGGCCAGAGCCGGCCATAGCTCTGCTAGGTGCTCTAGCCCTCTTATTCATCTGGTACTGCTATCGCGTGGGGACAGGGCAGGTAGCCCCCGTGTCTCATCCGCAAGGTGTGCCGACCGAAGAAGGATGCCCACGCCGTACCCTCAGGGGCGACGCTATCAACCAGCGCCTGTATCGCAGCCTGCGAGATTACGCCAAGCGCTACTCGTGGTCAGGGATGAACCGACTGCACAAAGGTATCCGGGACCAGGCCCACTATCAGCTGGGCGAACGGATGGCGATCCAGAAGCCCAGCGCCTTCTACCTCCCCGACTTGCCTTCGGCCCCCTATTTCCCCCGCGAGTCCCAGCGTCACGATGTGGAGGTTCTTGAACTCAGTTTCCCAGCCATCCTGCGGGAATTTGAAGCCATTGCCAGGGACTTTGAACCCGGAGCCCCAGTGCCACGGGGATGGACGGTCAACGCCAACCCTGGCTGGCAGAGTTATTACCTCTACCGACAAGGGGAGTGCGTAGCACAGAATTGTCGCAGCTGCCCATGGACGTACCGGGCACTCAGCACACTACGTACCTTTATCAACGCCAATTGCTTTGGAAATGCCTGCTTTAACGTCTTGCAGCCTGGAACTGTGCTGCCTGGCACCTACGGACCAACGAACACCAGGTTACGGTGCCACCTAG GGTTAAAAGTGCCACCTGGTTGTGAGTTGGTGGTGGGTGGTGATCCACAGTGCTGGTCTGAAGGATACTGCCTTCTGGTGGATGATTCCTTCTTGCACACCACAGCACATAATG GTTCCCCCAGCGATGGACCTCAGGTGATTTTTATTGCTGACCTCTGGCATCCCAACGTAGCAGGACCTGAACGACAGGCATTGGATTATATCTTTGCCCCTGGTCGATAG